One segment of Chryseobacterium turcicum DNA contains the following:
- a CDS encoding metallophosphoesterase, which translates to MNLSFKSYLKKISPAGKTVLLSGLLLSCATYNVKKGKNLHEIPQSEQKTEQNFQIFLVGDAGNSEEIQAQQTLNFLKNKIDSANSNSMLIFLGDNIYPLGMPKEGDKDYPLAKEKMENQLAITKNFKGKTLVIPGNHDWYHGLDGLKAQEDFVKTYLKDKKSFLPKNSCPIDDINLTKDIKLIVIDSEWALINWDKYPGINKGCDINTREDFYTEFKDLITKNQDKRIIVALHHPVISTGVHAGFNSAKSHLSAFNGKVPIPGIASVLTTLRSVSGASMEDLSNRHYADFANRLKSIVQDKENVIFVSGHDHNLQYHADRNIRQIISGAGSKTDPATIVEKTDFSYGGSGFAVLNLRKDLSSDVEYFSTKNNALKKLTQISVIPKPQVFENNFPSSFPETYTSSVYPERLTKKGKIYRWLWGDHYRKYYGLPIEAKTKNLSDMDPGYSPFREGGGNQSNSLRLRTSEGQEFVMRGVKKSAVRFLNAQAFKKNDFGNELNNTFPERFLLDFYTTNHPFTGFAVNNMIDKLDIFHSNPELYYIPKQKALGRYNKNYGDEMYMIEERFSSDPKTLQSLDNASGIVSTSDVLKNMRKDSKYSVDQDLYIRARIFDMLIGDWDRHEDQWKWAEYKVGDKVVYKPIPRDRDQAFSIYDGAAFTFIMNIPMIRHMKSFKDEIKNVRWVNMEPYPLDLIFLKGSTEQNWSEQAKYIQKHLTDADIDVAFKNLPKEVLDETIADIQRKLKLRKEKIEANAVEYYHILQEKVPLVGTLSPDKFVIVKNETSVEVKQYKINKDKTEELVFEKTYDGKKTKELWIYGLDDDDVYEVSGDGKSKTNIRLIGGYNHDVYNVSNGRNVKIYDFKSQKNTYETKGATKHITDDYDINTYNWKHPKYNFFAGYPMANYNPDDGVILGLVANFTVNNFIRDRFTQKHSFSANLYTATGGFNLGYKGVFKKAIFGWDAGIDATHTTPHFARTFFGFGNETQYDKDAVDRDYNRVRISQSKFAPSISKTSWLNIKHQFQLTFENSKLQKNDDRFAVISPDVRLENFDHQQFGGANYTFSFKNFDNNAFPTLGLELVLNAGWKANLQELERNFASFQGSMTVFHRIDKKGKFVFANSTNAMIINNNNFEFYQAAAIGGNNGMRAYRNERFAGKSYLINNAEVRWDFGRVRNNIVPVNMGILVGYDAGRVWIDKEQSNKWHQGVGGGFWMNMLESFSARIDYFTGEDGGRISGGVGMSF; encoded by the coding sequence ATGAATTTATCCTTTAAATCTTATTTAAAAAAAATATCACCGGCAGGAAAAACCGTTCTCCTTTCGGGACTTCTTTTGTCTTGTGCTACCTACAACGTAAAAAAAGGTAAAAACTTACATGAGATACCGCAATCTGAACAAAAAACAGAGCAAAACTTTCAGATTTTCCTCGTGGGTGATGCAGGAAATTCAGAAGAAATTCAGGCTCAGCAGACTTTAAATTTCCTTAAAAATAAGATAGATTCTGCCAACAGCAATTCGATGCTGATATTTTTAGGAGATAACATCTACCCTCTCGGAATGCCAAAAGAAGGCGACAAAGACTATCCTTTGGCAAAAGAAAAAATGGAAAACCAATTGGCAATTACCAAAAACTTTAAAGGTAAAACATTGGTTATCCCCGGAAATCATGATTGGTATCATGGTTTGGATGGTCTAAAAGCTCAGGAAGACTTTGTAAAAACGTATCTGAAAGACAAAAAATCTTTTCTCCCTAAAAATTCTTGTCCGATTGATGATATCAATTTAACAAAAGACATCAAGCTCATCGTCATTGATTCTGAATGGGCACTGATTAATTGGGATAAATACCCCGGAATCAACAAAGGATGTGATATTAATACCAGAGAAGATTTTTACACCGAATTTAAAGATCTTATTACCAAAAATCAGGATAAGAGAATTATCGTTGCGCTGCATCATCCGGTAATCAGTACGGGCGTTCATGCAGGATTTAATTCTGCAAAATCTCATCTTTCCGCCTTTAACGGTAAAGTTCCCATTCCCGGAATTGCCTCTGTGCTTACCACTTTGAGAAGTGTTTCCGGAGCGAGCATGGAAGATCTCAGCAACAGACATTATGCAGACTTTGCCAATAGACTAAAAAGCATCGTTCAAGATAAAGAAAATGTAATTTTCGTTTCTGGGCACGATCACAATCTGCAATATCATGCAGACAGAAACATCAGACAAATTATCAGCGGAGCCGGCTCAAAAACAGATCCTGCCACCATTGTAGAAAAAACAGATTTCTCTTATGGCGGAAGTGGATTTGCTGTGTTAAATCTCAGAAAAGATTTGAGCTCAGATGTAGAATATTTTTCAACAAAAAATAATGCGCTTAAAAAGCTAACCCAAATTTCTGTAATTCCTAAACCTCAAGTATTTGAAAATAATTTCCCTAGCTCTTTTCCGGAAACCTATACATCATCCGTTTATCCAGAAAGATTAACCAAAAAAGGAAAAATCTACCGTTGGCTTTGGGGAGATCATTACCGAAAATATTACGGACTTCCTATTGAAGCTAAAACGAAAAATCTCTCAGATATGGATCCTGGGTATTCGCCTTTCAGAGAAGGTGGCGGAAATCAATCGAACAGTCTTCGTCTGAGAACCAGTGAAGGACAGGAATTTGTGATGCGTGGAGTGAAAAAAAGTGCCGTCCGTTTTCTAAATGCCCAAGCTTTTAAGAAAAATGATTTTGGAAATGAATTAAACAACACTTTTCCTGAAAGATTCTTACTCGATTTTTACACGACCAATCATCCTTTTACCGGATTTGCCGTTAATAATATGATTGATAAGCTGGATATTTTTCATAGCAATCCGGAGTTGTATTATATTCCAAAACAAAAAGCGCTGGGTCGCTACAACAAAAATTACGGTGACGAAATGTATATGATTGAAGAGCGTTTTTCTTCTGACCCTAAGACCTTACAGTCACTTGATAATGCTTCTGGTATTGTTTCTACTTCAGATGTCCTAAAAAATATGCGAAAAGACAGCAAATATTCTGTCGATCAGGATTTGTATATCAGAGCAAGAATTTTTGATATGCTGATTGGTGATTGGGATAGACACGAAGATCAATGGAAATGGGCCGAATATAAAGTGGGAGATAAAGTTGTTTACAAACCTATCCCAAGAGACAGAGATCAGGCGTTCAGCATCTATGATGGCGCTGCGTTTACCTTTATTATGAATATCCCGATGATTCGTCACATGAAATCTTTTAAAGATGAAATAAAAAATGTGCGTTGGGTAAACATGGAGCCTTATCCTTTAGATTTAATTTTTCTGAAAGGTTCTACCGAACAAAACTGGAGCGAGCAGGCAAAATACATTCAGAAACACCTTACCGATGCCGATATTGATGTTGCTTTTAAAAATCTCCCGAAAGAAGTTCTGGATGAAACCATTGCCGATATTCAAAGAAAATTAAAACTGAGAAAAGAAAAAATCGAGGCCAATGCAGTAGAATATTATCACATTCTTCAGGAAAAAGTGCCGTTGGTAGGAACGCTCAGTCCGGACAAATTTGTCATTGTAAAGAACGAAACATCAGTTGAAGTAAAGCAATATAAAATTAATAAAGATAAAACCGAAGAACTAGTTTTTGAAAAAACTTACGACGGTAAGAAAACCAAAGAACTTTGGATTTACGGATTGGATGATGATGACGTTTATGAAGTTTCCGGAGATGGAAAATCAAAGACAAATATTCGCTTAATTGGTGGTTACAATCATGATGTTTACAATGTTTCTAACGGCAGAAACGTTAAAATTTACGATTTTAAATCTCAGAAAAACACCTACGAAACCAAAGGCGCGACAAAGCACATTACCGATGATTATGATATAAATACCTACAACTGGAAACACCCTAAATACAATTTCTTTGCAGGATATCCGATGGCAAATTACAATCCTGATGACGGGGTTATTTTGGGTCTTGTAGCTAATTTTACGGTTAATAATTTCATTCGTGACCGCTTTACTCAAAAACATAGTTTTAGTGCTAATTTATACACCGCAACAGGTGGATTTAATTTAGGCTATAAAGGAGTTTTCAAAAAAGCAATTTTCGGGTGGGATGCCGGAATTGATGCGACTCATACAACTCCCCATTTTGCAAGAACATTTTTTGGATTTGGAAATGAAACACAATACGACAAAGATGCGGTAGATAGAGATTACAATCGTGTAAGAATTTCTCAGAGTAAATTTGCACCTTCCATCTCAAAAACAAGCTGGCTCAACATCAAGCATCAGTTCCAATTAACCTTTGAAAACTCTAAACTGCAGAAAAATGATGACCGTTTTGCGGTTATATCACCAGATGTAAGATTAGAAAACTTCGACCATCAACAATTTGGAGGAGCCAATTACACCTTTAGTTTTAAAAATTTCGACAATAATGCTTTTCCTACACTAGGTTTAGAATTAGTTTTAAATGCAGGCTGGAAAGCCAATTTACAAGAGCTTGAAAGAAATTTTGCAAGCTTTCAGGGAAGTATGACCGTTTTCCACAGAATTGATAAGAAAGGAAAATTTGTATTTGCCAATTCTACGAATGCCATGATTATCAACAATAATAATTTTGAATTTTATCAGGCTGCAGCCATTGGTGGAAACAATGGAATGCGCGCTTACAGAAATGAAAGATTTGCAGGAAAATCATACCTTATCAACAATGCGGAAGTTCGCTGGGATTTTGGAAGAGTAAGAAATAATATCGTCCCCGTCAATATGGGAATTTTAGTAGGATATGACGCAGGAAGAGTATGGATAGATAAAGAGCAATCTAACAAATGGCATCAAGGAGTTGGTGGCGGTTTTTGGATGAATATGCTGGAGTCTTTCTCTGCAAGAATCGATTACTTTACCGGTGAAGATGGCGGAAGAATTTCCGGTGGCGTTGGAATGAGTTTCTAA